A region of Domibacillus sp. DTU_2020_1001157_1_SI_ALB_TIR_016 DNA encodes the following proteins:
- the rpiB gene encoding ribose 5-phosphate isomerase B, producing the protein MKIVIASDYGGVTIRKEIISLLKELKMDYIDLGCDCSTSVDYPDYAFPAAKKVADGEADRGILICGTGIGMSIAANKIQGVRCALVHDTFSAKATREHNDTNMLAMGERVIGPGLARDIVKVWLEASFDNGSRHETRINKINEFENNQLLHG; encoded by the coding sequence ATGAAAATTGTCATTGCATCTGATTATGGAGGAGTAACGATCCGAAAAGAAATTATTTCTTTATTGAAAGAATTGAAAATGGACTATATAGATCTGGGATGCGACTGCAGTACATCCGTTGATTACCCAGATTATGCATTCCCGGCAGCAAAAAAAGTAGCGGATGGAGAAGCGGACCGCGGCATTTTGATATGCGGAACAGGCATTGGCATGAGTATTGCGGCCAATAAAATACAAGGGGTCCGCTGCGCACTTGTTCATGATACTTTCAGTGCTAAAGCGACTAGAGAACACAATGATACAAATATGCTTGCAATGGGGGAACGGGTCATTGGTCCAGGGCTGGCTCGTGATATTGTGAAAGTCTGGCTGGAGGCGTCATTTGACAATGGCAGCAGACATGAAACACGGATTAACAAAATAAATGAATTTGAAAATAATCAGTTGCTTCATGGTTAA
- a CDS encoding glycoside hydrolase family 30 protein: MNQYQRRALFILLIGVLLVTLFIQWGSTEENQPKEETGETVSAWLTTGDQTSLLTKQPPLSFSVAEKSNERLIAIDRRKTYQTMDGFGAALTGSSAYLINQKLDQEAREALLEDLFTDKGINLTHIRHTIGSSDFSVDEQGNPSTYTYDDTNGEQDFSLNHFSIEKDGDVTAVLRSILDKQHQLNIMGTPWTAPPWMKYGERTHNGWYLDYTNENIYQAYAEYFVRYIQAYAQKGIPIDSITVQNEPGHTSPDYPTMSMGAEEQAVFIGEYLGPAFEATGIDTNIIAYDHNWKDALAYTSSLFSNEKANRYTDGAAFHCYEGSPDAMNEVHARFSDKNLHVSECSGGEWSRDFGENLSWQMSHLMIESPRNWAKSVLMWNVALDENSGPANGGCQECRGVVTINQKTGEVTKNVEYYVLGHASKFVQPGAVRIGSDTYEGAIETVAYQNPDGSTVLIASNPSKEKQLFQVRDGEKSFAYTLPSQSAVTFTWKKAKSSQ; this comes from the coding sequence ATGAACCAGTATCAAAGAAGAGCGCTTTTTATCCTACTCATCGGTGTGCTGCTGGTCACTTTGTTTATTCAGTGGGGATCGACCGAAGAAAACCAGCCGAAAGAGGAAACAGGAGAAACTGTTTCTGCCTGGCTGACAACAGGTGATCAAACAAGCTTATTAACGAAACAGCCGCCGCTTTCTTTTTCAGTTGCAGAAAAATCAAATGAGCGGCTCATTGCGATTGACCGACGAAAAACCTATCAGACGATGGACGGATTCGGCGCGGCGCTGACGGGATCATCTGCTTATTTAATCAATCAGAAATTGGATCAAGAGGCGAGAGAAGCGCTTTTGGAAGACTTATTTACGGATAAAGGAATCAATCTTACGCACATTCGACATACAATTGGATCATCTGATTTTTCTGTAGATGAACAGGGAAACCCTAGCACTTATACGTATGACGACACAAATGGGGAGCAGGACTTTTCCCTGAACCATTTTTCAATCGAAAAAGACGGGGATGTAACGGCCGTGCTGCGGTCGATTTTAGATAAGCAGCACCAATTAAATATTATGGGAACACCCTGGACAGCCCCGCCCTGGATGAAATATGGCGAACGTACACACAACGGCTGGTATTTGGATTACACGAACGAAAACATATATCAGGCATATGCGGAATACTTTGTCCGCTATATTCAAGCGTATGCGCAAAAAGGAATTCCGATTGACAGTATAACGGTTCAAAACGAACCGGGTCATACATCTCCGGATTATCCAACGATGAGCATGGGAGCAGAAGAGCAGGCGGTTTTTATTGGTGAGTACCTGGGGCCGGCTTTTGAAGCAACCGGGATCGATACGAACATTATCGCGTACGACCATAATTGGAAAGATGCTTTAGCGTATACGTCTTCCTTATTTAGCAATGAAAAAGCAAACCGCTATACAGACGGCGCAGCGTTCCATTGTTATGAAGGCAGCCCGGATGCCATGAACGAGGTACATGCCCGTTTTTCAGATAAAAACCTGCATGTGAGCGAATGCAGTGGCGGAGAGTGGAGCCGGGATTTCGGTGAAAATTTAAGCTGGCAAATGAGCCATTTAATGATCGAAAGTCCGAGAAACTGGGCAAAAAGCGTGCTGATGTGGAACGTGGCGCTGGATGAAAACAGCGGCCCGGCAAATGGAGGATGCCAGGAGTGCCGCGGGGTCGTCACCATTAATCAGAAAACCGGGGAAGTAACGAAAAACGTTGAATACTACGTGCTTGGGCATGCCAGCAAATTTGTACAGCCAGGCGCGGTCCGCATTGGCTCGGATACGTATGAGGGAGCGATCGAAACCGTCGCTTATCAAAATCCGGACGGCTCTACTGTTTTGATTGCGTCCAATCCAAGTAAAGAGAAGCAGTTATTCCAAGTAAGAGACGGAGAAAAGTCATTTGCTTATACACTGCCCTCTCAAAGCGCGGTAACCTTTACGTGGAAAAAGGCAAAATCCAGCCAATGA
- a CDS encoding PTS sugar transporter subunit IIB encodes MKKTVLVACGAGIATSTVVCDRVENLLKDNNIPAEVVQCKISEVASRQEGADLIVSTTILPTSYSIPSEIATAYITGIGMEALDQKIIDHLKK; translated from the coding sequence ATGAAAAAAACAGTATTAGTAGCATGCGGAGCAGGAATTGCAACATCAACGGTTGTATGTGACCGTGTAGAAAACTTATTGAAAGACAACAACATCCCAGCAGAAGTTGTTCAATGCAAAATTTCAGAAGTGGCTTCACGCCAGGAAGGCGCCGATCTAATTGTATCTACCACTATTCTGCCGACTTCTTATTCAATTCCATCTGAAATTGCGACAGCGTACATTACCGGCATCGGAATGGAAGCATTGGATCAAAAAATCATTGATCATTTGAAAAAGTAA
- a CDS encoding PTS sugar transporter subunit IIB, which yields MKKTVLVACGAGIATSTVVCDRVENLLKDNNILAEVVQCKISEVASRQEGADLIVSTTILPTSYTIPSEIATAYITGIGMEALDQKIVNHLKN from the coding sequence ATGAAAAAAACAGTATTAGTAGCATGCGGAGCAGGAATTGCGACATCAACAGTTGTGTGTGACCGTGTAGAAAACTTATTGAAAGATAACAATATCCTGGCAGAAGTTGTCCAATGTAAAATTTCAGAAGTGGCTTCACGCCAGGAAGGCGCCGATCTGATCGTTTCAACGACTATTTTACCGACTTCTTACACGATTCCATCTGAAATTGCGACAGCGTATATTACCGGCATCGGCATGGAAGCATTGGATCAAAAAATTGTTAACCATTTGAAAAATTAA
- a CDS encoding galactitol-1-phosphate 5-dehydrogenase, with the protein MKAAVLHAKNHFVCEDIAIPPCGENEVKVKVMAAGICGSDTHKMTSEWKYPLPAIMGHEFSGWVVEKGAAVHHVELGDRVTVIPFLPCYTCEHCQRGHYSLCEDHGMIGSKSFGGFAEYANIPASNVLKIGEIDFEEAAMIEPLAVSLHGVLNIEPRLGDIVAVFGAGTIGLLVMKCLKMAGAKVIAIDISDDKLAEAKQYGCEYTINPLEDDLLERIDTYTNGRGVDIAMECAGSKITQEQCLLITKKKGKIGYLGIAYQDVLISQEAFENIFRKELTLTGFWNSYSAPFPGEEWTKSVELIQEGRIQVKNMISHRFSLEETQRAFDMMINREETYGKVLIIPHGEEHNE; encoded by the coding sequence ATGAAAGCAGCTGTTTTACACGCTAAAAATCATTTTGTCTGTGAAGATATTGCCATTCCTCCGTGTGGAGAAAATGAAGTGAAGGTAAAAGTGATGGCAGCCGGTATTTGCGGATCGGACACTCACAAAATGACAAGCGAATGGAAGTATCCGCTGCCAGCCATTATGGGGCATGAATTTTCTGGCTGGGTAGTTGAAAAAGGCGCAGCGGTTCACCATGTGGAACTTGGTGATCGAGTAACGGTTATTCCGTTTTTGCCTTGCTATACTTGTGAACATTGTCAGCGCGGTCATTATTCTCTTTGTGAAGATCATGGAATGATTGGATCAAAATCATTTGGCGGCTTTGCAGAGTACGCAAACATCCCTGCTTCAAATGTGCTAAAAATTGGTGAGATAGACTTTGAGGAAGCCGCTATGATTGAACCACTGGCTGTTTCTCTGCATGGAGTGCTCAATATCGAACCGCGCCTTGGCGATATAGTCGCCGTTTTTGGAGCTGGAACGATTGGCCTGCTTGTCATGAAATGCTTAAAAATGGCAGGCGCAAAAGTGATTGCGATTGATATTTCAGATGACAAGTTGGCGGAAGCCAAGCAATACGGATGTGAATATACGATTAATCCTTTAGAAGACGATTTGTTAGAGCGGATAGATACATATACAAATGGCAGAGGTGTCGATATTGCGATGGAATGTGCCGGCTCTAAAATCACCCAGGAACAATGCCTTTTGATCACAAAGAAAAAAGGGAAAATCGGCTATTTAGGTATCGCGTATCAAGATGTACTGATTTCTCAGGAGGCATTTGAAAATATTTTCCGTAAAGAATTGACGTTAACAGGATTTTGGAATTCCTACTCAGCGCCGTTTCCGGGAGAAGAATGGACAAAGAGCGTGGAGTTGATCCAAGAAGGGCGTATTCAAGTGAAAAATATGATTTCTCATCGCTTTTCTCTCGAGGAAACACAGCGAGCTTTCGATATGATGATAAATCGTGAAGAAACCTATGGAAAAGTTTTAATAATTCCGCATGGAGAGGAGCATAACGAATGA
- a CDS encoding PTS galactitol transporter subunit IIC, with protein sequence MEKVFEVVQSILNLGPTVILPIAILIIGMIFGTGFKKAFKSGIIIGIGFVGVNLVINLLVTSLGPAAQQMVERFGLNLTVIDTGWPSAAALSFASPVAAILIPVCLGFNILLILLKATKTLDIDIWNYWHFIAAGATGYVVTGSWWVAILCTILYQFAVLFVADKTAPMVANFYGLQGISLPTGSTAAFAPIGMLVGMVVSKIPGIKNLHADPESIQKRFGIFGEPMMMGLILGCVIGLLAGYGPGDIFNTGISLGAVMLLLPRMVKILMEGLIPISESARSFLQKRYGDRDLYIGLDAALAVGHPAVLSTALILVPISLLLAVILPGNRVLPFGDLATIPFYVAFVVGFLRGNIVHSVLAGTVMLALSLYMATNFAVVHTEMMEGAKFTMPEGATLISSLDMGGNLFNWLILKFSQLLAAIF encoded by the coding sequence ATGGAAAAAGTGTTTGAGGTTGTACAATCAATTTTAAACCTGGGACCAACAGTTATTTTACCAATAGCCATTTTAATTATTGGGATGATTTTTGGTACAGGATTTAAAAAAGCGTTTAAATCAGGGATTATTATTGGGATTGGATTTGTAGGGGTAAATCTGGTCATTAATTTATTAGTGACAAGTCTCGGGCCGGCCGCTCAGCAAATGGTTGAGAGATTTGGGCTTAATCTGACTGTTATTGACACTGGATGGCCATCTGCTGCTGCGTTGTCTTTTGCTTCACCTGTCGCAGCTATTCTCATTCCAGTTTGCCTAGGGTTTAATATTTTGTTGATTCTATTGAAAGCTACCAAAACATTAGATATTGATATTTGGAACTACTGGCACTTTATTGCAGCCGGTGCGACAGGATATGTGGTAACCGGAAGCTGGTGGGTAGCGATTTTATGTACGATTTTATACCAATTTGCGGTCTTATTTGTGGCAGATAAAACAGCACCAATGGTAGCCAATTTTTATGGGCTTCAAGGAATTTCTCTTCCGACCGGCTCTACAGCTGCTTTTGCGCCAATTGGTATGTTAGTCGGAATGGTGGTTTCAAAGATTCCTGGCATTAAAAATTTACATGCGGATCCAGAATCAATTCAAAAACGTTTTGGGATTTTTGGAGAACCAATGATGATGGGTCTTATTCTTGGATGCGTCATCGGCTTGCTTGCCGGATACGGACCAGGAGATATTTTCAACACAGGTATTTCACTTGGAGCGGTTATGCTTCTTTTGCCGCGGATGGTAAAGATCTTGATGGAAGGACTGATTCCTATTTCAGAGTCAGCCCGTTCGTTCCTGCAAAAGCGTTATGGAGACCGTGACCTGTACATTGGGCTGGATGCTGCTCTTGCCGTTGGGCATCCGGCAGTACTTTCAACAGCGTTGATCCTTGTCCCAATTTCGCTCTTATTGGCAGTAATCCTACCGGGAAACAGAGTATTGCCATTTGGTGATTTGGCAACGATTCCATTTTACGTAGCCTTCGTTGTAGGGTTTTTACGGGGAAATATTGTTCATTCGGTACTGGCTGGAACAGTCATGCTTGCCCTTTCTTTATACATGGCTACGAACTTTGCGGTTGTCCACACAGAGATGATGGAAGGGGCAAAATTTACAATGCCTGAAGGCGCAACCTTGATTTCCAGCCTTGATATGGGAGGAAACTTATTTAACTGGCTTATTTTGAAATTCTCGCAGCTTTTGGCCGCTATTTTTTAA
- the trpB gene encoding tryptophan synthase subunit beta, with product MNGSEVKKGYFGEFGGSFVPENLQAVLDRLEKEFYTYKDDPEFQKEFTEYLEEFVGRESPLYYAERLTKELGGAKIYLKREDLNHTGSHKINNVLGQILLAKRMGAKRVIAETGAGQHGVATATVCAMFGMECVIYMGAEDTKRQALNVFRMELLGAKVVAVSKGQGRLKDAVDEAFADLVENYDHTFYLLGSAVGPHPFPMMVRHFQSVISKESRKQILQKEGRLPYAVIACIGGGSNAIGSFAEYLSDEHVRLIGVEPSEAATLTKGTAGTLHGFKCLVLQDEEGNPAPTYSIAAGLDYPGSGPEHSYLKEEGRADYVAVNKEEVLEAFLHLSKTEGIIPALESAHAVAYVMKLAPTLPKEESLIVNISGRGDKDVEQVFDMLSNQ from the coding sequence ATGAATGGATCAGAAGTGAAAAAAGGATATTTCGGAGAATTTGGAGGCAGCTTTGTACCGGAAAATCTTCAAGCTGTGTTGGACAGACTCGAAAAAGAATTTTACACCTATAAAGATGATCCCGAATTCCAAAAAGAATTTACAGAGTATTTAGAAGAGTTCGTCGGCCGTGAAAGTCCTCTTTATTATGCGGAGCGGCTGACGAAGGAATTAGGCGGCGCCAAAATTTATTTGAAGCGTGAAGATTTAAATCATACCGGCTCCCATAAAATCAATAATGTTCTTGGACAAATCCTGCTGGCTAAACGAATGGGCGCCAAGCGGGTCATTGCAGAAACCGGAGCGGGGCAGCATGGTGTAGCAACGGCTACGGTTTGTGCTATGTTCGGGATGGAATGCGTGATCTATATGGGGGCGGAAGATACAAAACGGCAGGCGTTAAATGTGTTTCGAATGGAGTTGTTAGGCGCTAAAGTGGTGGCTGTCTCAAAAGGACAGGGGCGTTTAAAAGACGCGGTAGATGAAGCATTTGCTGATCTGGTTGAGAACTATGATCATACATTTTATCTGCTCGGCTCCGCTGTAGGACCGCACCCCTTCCCGATGATGGTGCGGCATTTTCAGTCAGTCATTAGTAAAGAAAGCCGGAAACAAATTCTCCAAAAAGAAGGGCGCCTGCCATATGCGGTCATTGCGTGTATAGGCGGAGGAAGCAACGCGATCGGCTCCTTTGCAGAATATCTATCTGATGAACATGTCCGCCTAATCGGCGTGGAACCAAGTGAAGCAGCTACGTTAACGAAAGGAACAGCGGGAACGCTGCACGGCTTTAAATGCTTGGTACTGCAGGACGAGGAAGGAAATCCGGCGCCGACCTATTCCATCGCGGCTGGACTTGATTATCCTGGAAGCGGCCCTGAACACAGCTACTTGAAAGAAGAAGGCCGCGCCGATTATGTAGCGGTCAACAAGGAAGAAGTGTTAGAAGCCTTTTTGCATTTATCTAAAACAGAAGGCATTATCCCGGCTCTTGAAAGTGCGCATGCAGTCGCGTATGTGATGAAACTGGCACCGACGCTGCCGAAAGAAGAAAGTTTGATTGTCAATATTTCAGGACGGGGCGATAAAGACGTGGAGCAGGTGTTTGACATGCTGAGTAACCAATAA
- a CDS encoding glycoside hydrolase family 3 C-terminal domain-containing protein, producing MIGFLRKKQKPAMLGLALTMALSTAAVPLASPAEADTLPWMDKALSAEERANLLVDKMTLEDKVDFITGNLNNYYGFYNGGVEKYGIPALTMADGPVGVRIANPDVQDKKSTAMPAAIGLAATWNTETAEKYGDLLGDEAFNTTHNVLLGPGLDIARNAFGSRNFESLGEDPYLQSQMATEYVKAVQSNNVLVTAKHYLLNNQELNRFVSDSQASERAINEIYAKPFASVIKDAEMGSVMCSFNKVNGVYACDNEEILTNLLRDKLGFEGFVMSDYRANVSTSNSIKAGMDLETPGDPGGLWGDKLVQAVHNGEVSEETIDQSTYRILYQMFDKGLFDNPAQNNKIDAKAHGAIARQIAAESMVLLQNDDKALPLDTDKLDSIAVIGPDADNASTAGGGSSLVNPTYTVSPLEGIKNRAGKDLKVEYAAGTDPISAGDLLPGPNAVPSSFLAPSADSEENGLKAEYWSNAKMEGNPVYEHTAKQANLHLGFYNYEGFNAQSTKLDKLPTSLNSMMSARYTGVIQVPKSGEYKLSTSSYGSSKVYLDGKLVIDNTGETFGTVEKTVTLNANQKYDLKIEYKTDYPYNPGRDNGAKLRFGWEAADDVVDENIKKAVELAKKSDAAVIVTKTYDSEGNIDRSDMELPNNQEQLIKEVAKVNKHVVVVNESGMAVEMGDWKDSVDSIVQAWYPGQEQGNAIADVLFGDVNPSGKLPVTFPVDEDKTPVSSDEQYPGVNDVSKYSEGIFVGYRGFEEYGIKPAFSFGHGLSYTEFGYKNLKTKVQSSGKNKETTFEVSLNVRNTGDKAGSEVVQVYTGKLPTDVETAPKQLAGFQKIKLEPGKQQRVTIQLDSKALSYYDEEKHDWVMPSGSVPVYVGSSSTDIRLTGSIKVPANQ from the coding sequence ATGATCGGCTTTTTAAGAAAAAAACAAAAGCCCGCTATGCTCGGTCTCGCTTTGACGATGGCACTGAGTACAGCAGCTGTACCACTCGCTTCACCTGCAGAAGCAGACACGCTTCCGTGGATGGACAAAGCTCTTTCCGCTGAGGAAAGAGCGAACCTGTTAGTGGACAAAATGACACTCGAGGATAAAGTGGACTTTATCACGGGTAATTTAAACAACTACTACGGGTTTTACAATGGCGGAGTCGAGAAATACGGGATTCCTGCCCTGACGATGGCAGATGGTCCTGTCGGTGTTCGAATTGCCAACCCGGATGTACAAGATAAAAAATCAACAGCAATGCCGGCTGCGATCGGGCTTGCTGCAACATGGAATACAGAAACAGCCGAAAAGTACGGAGATTTGCTTGGGGATGAAGCATTTAATACAACCCATAATGTACTCCTCGGTCCAGGCTTGGACATTGCCAGAAATGCATTTGGATCGAGAAACTTTGAATCATTAGGAGAAGATCCATACCTGCAGTCTCAAATGGCGACAGAGTATGTGAAAGCCGTTCAAAGCAACAACGTATTAGTAACAGCCAAGCATTATCTGCTAAACAATCAGGAATTAAACCGCTTTGTCAGCGATTCACAGGCAAGTGAGCGTGCGATCAATGAAATTTACGCGAAACCGTTTGCCAGTGTAATTAAAGATGCCGAGATGGGCAGTGTGATGTGTTCCTTCAATAAAGTCAATGGTGTTTATGCATGTGATAATGAAGAGATCCTGACGAATCTATTAAGAGATAAATTAGGCTTTGAAGGGTTTGTCATGAGTGATTACAGAGCCAACGTAAGTACGTCAAACTCGATTAAAGCGGGAATGGATTTAGAAACACCAGGAGATCCTGGCGGTTTATGGGGCGACAAACTTGTACAGGCCGTTCATAACGGAGAAGTAAGTGAAGAAACGATTGATCAAAGTACATATCGCATCTTATATCAAATGTTTGATAAAGGATTATTTGATAATCCGGCACAAAACAATAAGATTGATGCCAAAGCGCATGGTGCCATTGCCCGTCAAATTGCGGCAGAGTCTATGGTTCTGCTTCAAAACGACGACAAGGCATTACCACTGGATACAGATAAACTAGATTCGATTGCAGTCATCGGTCCAGATGCCGATAATGCCTCTACGGCTGGCGGCGGAAGCTCGCTTGTCAATCCAACGTATACAGTCAGCCCATTGGAAGGAATCAAGAACCGGGCAGGCAAGGATCTAAAAGTAGAATATGCAGCCGGAACGGATCCAATTAGTGCAGGAGACTTGCTGCCTGGACCGAATGCCGTACCATCTTCATTCTTGGCACCATCTGCAGATTCAGAAGAAAATGGCTTAAAAGCAGAGTACTGGTCTAATGCCAAAATGGAAGGCAATCCTGTTTATGAACATACAGCTAAGCAGGCCAATCTGCACCTAGGATTTTATAATTATGAAGGTTTTAATGCGCAGTCAACAAAACTCGATAAGCTTCCAACAAGCTTAAACAGCATGATGTCAGCGCGATACACAGGCGTTATCCAAGTACCAAAATCAGGTGAATACAAGCTTTCTACTTCAAGCTACGGCTCAAGTAAAGTTTATCTGGATGGAAAGCTGGTCATCGACAATACGGGAGAAACGTTTGGCACGGTAGAAAAAACGGTTACATTGAATGCCAATCAAAAGTATGACCTGAAAATTGAATACAAAACAGATTATCCGTACAACCCTGGCCGTGACAACGGTGCGAAATTACGTTTTGGCTGGGAAGCAGCTGATGACGTAGTAGATGAAAATATCAAAAAAGCCGTTGAACTGGCGAAAAAATCAGATGCAGCTGTCATTGTAACTAAAACGTATGACAGTGAAGGGAACATTGACCGTTCTGATATGGAACTGCCAAATAACCAGGAACAGCTGATTAAAGAAGTAGCGAAAGTCAATAAACATGTTGTCGTTGTCAACGAAAGCGGCATGGCTGTTGAAATGGGAGACTGGAAAGACAGCGTCGATTCTATTGTTCAAGCCTGGTACCCTGGACAAGAACAAGGAAATGCTATTGCAGATGTTTTGTTTGGAGATGTGAACCCATCTGGTAAATTACCGGTTACGTTCCCAGTAGATGAAGACAAAACGCCTGTTTCATCTGATGAACAATACCCTGGCGTAAATGATGTATCAAAGTATTCAGAAGGTATTTTTGTTGGATACCGAGGATTTGAAGAGTATGGTATTAAGCCAGCTTTCTCATTCGGACATGGCTTATCGTACACAGAGTTTGGCTACAAAAATCTAAAAACAAAAGTACAGTCTTCAGGTAAGAACAAAGAAACAACGTTTGAAGTATCGTTAAATGTACGCAACACAGGCGACAAAGCCGGTTCGGAAGTCGTGCAGGTGTACACAGGCAAATTGCCGACGGATGTAGAAACAGCACCGAAACAGCTTGCTGGCTTCCAAAAGATTAAACTAGAGCCAGGCAAGCAGCAAAGAGTGACCATTCAGCTTGATTCAAAAGCACTTTCTTACTATGACGAAGAAAAACATGACTGGGTGATGCCTTCAGGCAGCGTGCCGGTTTATGTGGGAAGCTCGTCGACAGACATTCGCTTAACAGGCAGCATCAAGGTACCAGCTAACCAGTAA
- a CDS encoding SAM-dependent methyltransferase — MRDKRKGRNPVTKSGLDLERIVFIGRTFEEYMVMFDLSIEELQGQKVLDCPAGACSFTAVGRQKGLDVTACDIAYYHQADALACKGKKDIEHVMEGMEKVKQDYVFNYFRDIDDLVRHRKRALDECAAGMKSDPEHYVPAELPVLPFEDDEFDLVLSAHFLFTYGDRLDQSFHLDVIRELLRVAKKEIRLFPLVDLSGKRYKHLDYMISGLEEQGYHVEEMRVPFEFQKNANAMMKIQKR, encoded by the coding sequence ATGCGGGATAAAAGAAAAGGGAGGAATCCGGTGACAAAATCAGGGCTGGACTTAGAGCGGATTGTATTTATTGGACGGACGTTTGAAGAGTATATGGTCATGTTCGATCTTTCCATAGAAGAACTTCAAGGACAAAAAGTGCTGGACTGCCCGGCAGGCGCCTGTTCCTTTACAGCCGTTGGACGCCAAAAAGGGTTGGACGTCACAGCCTGTGATATTGCGTACTATCACCAGGCTGACGCACTTGCTTGCAAGGGGAAGAAGGATATTGAACATGTGATGGAAGGCATGGAGAAAGTCAAACAAGATTATGTGTTTAACTATTTTCGTGATATCGATGACCTTGTCCGGCACCGAAAACGGGCTCTTGATGAGTGTGCAGCCGGAATGAAAAGCGATCCGGAGCACTATGTCCCGGCTGAACTGCCAGTTCTTCCATTCGAAGACGATGAATTTGACCTTGTTCTTTCCGCTCATTTTTTGTTTACATATGGTGACCGGCTGGATCAGTCGTTTCATCTGGATGTAATCAGGGAATTGCTGCGGGTGGCTAAAAAGGAAATTCGGCTTTTCCCACTCGTTGATTTGTCCGGTAAACGGTATAAGCACCTGGATTACATGATCTCAGGGTTAGAGGAACAGGGATACCATGTAGAAGAAATGCGGGTGCCTTTTGAGTTCCAGAAAAATGCAAATGCGATGATGAAAATTCAAAAAAGATAA
- a CDS encoding zinc-binding dehydrogenase, whose translation MKAVMKTAPGYDNMELDSIEEPKAASGQVKIKVEYTGICGTDMHTFSGQYRNSKTPLVLGHEFSGTVVEVGENVTKVKIGDRVTSETTFETCGECEYCREKDYNLCSNRKGIGTQVNGSFAEYVVSREESVHKLPDNVSFEAASLTEPLACCVHAALEKTTIEKDDKVLVFGPGPIGLLQCQVIKAQGAFVILAGITKDAKRLELAKSLGVDVVVDIQKENLEEVVMKHTNGYGVDKLFECSGAVPALNQGLPLVRKKGTFVQVGIFAEKLNPLDQESIIQRELTYVGTRSQKPSSWPIALNLLAEGKINADKIITKVVPLEEWREGFDAVRSGDQIKVLVQS comes from the coding sequence ATGAAAGCAGTTATGAAAACAGCACCAGGATACGACAACATGGAGTTAGACAGCATTGAAGAACCAAAGGCAGCAAGCGGTCAAGTTAAAATTAAAGTAGAGTATACAGGCATCTGTGGCACAGATATGCATACGTTTTCGGGACAATACCGAAACTCCAAAACGCCTCTTGTTCTCGGGCATGAATTTTCCGGTACAGTGGTCGAAGTAGGAGAAAACGTGACAAAAGTAAAAATTGGCGACCGCGTCACAAGTGAAACCACATTTGAAACATGCGGCGAGTGTGAGTACTGCCGGGAAAAAGATTATAATTTATGCTCTAATCGAAAAGGAATTGGTACGCAGGTGAATGGAAGTTTCGCAGAATACGTGGTTTCGCGTGAAGAAAGTGTTCATAAGCTTCCTGATAATGTAAGCTTTGAAGCAGCTTCGTTAACAGAACCGCTTGCCTGCTGTGTGCATGCAGCACTTGAAAAAACAACGATTGAGAAAGATGACAAGGTGCTTGTTTTCGGACCAGGACCGATCGGGCTGCTACAGTGCCAGGTGATTAAAGCGCAGGGAGCATTCGTCATTCTTGCGGGTATTACCAAGGATGCAAAGCGGCTTGAACTGGCTAAATCGCTCGGAGTAGATGTAGTTGTCGATATTCAAAAAGAAAATCTAGAAGAAGTGGTCATGAAGCATACAAATGGATATGGTGTGGATAAATTGTTTGAGTGTTCAGGTGCCGTGCCTGCATTGAACCAGGGGCTTCCTCTTGTGAGAAAGAAAGGAACATTTGTGCAAGTTGGTATTTTTGCAGAAAAGCTAAATCCGCTTGACCAAGAATCTATTATTCAAAGGGAACTTACATATGTAGGGACTCGTTCACAAAAGCCAAGTTCATGGCCGATAGCACTTAATCTTCTGGCAGAAGGAAAGATTAATGCAGATAAAATAATTACGAAAGTTGTTCCGCTTGAGGAATGGCGTGAAGGGTTTGATGCCGTGCGTTCTGGTGACCAAATCAAAGTTCTTGTGCAATCGTAA